The Malus sylvestris chromosome 8, drMalSylv7.2, whole genome shotgun sequence genomic interval TCAGAGCCAACCTGAAGGACTGAATGAAAAGACCTAGCCAAGACCCGGCCACTAACAGCAGCAAGCAGAAATCTTCCCTGTTTAGGGAAAAGGCAGTCATCCTCGGAtggaaataacattttttttatttcttgcaTAGTTCAAACAATTGAAGAGTGCATAATGCATGAGCACATATTTCTCTCATGGCCTGGACCTCCCAAAAATTTAATGTTTTTCCAGTGAACTTTACGGACAACAATTTCTGATAATGTAATGACATACTGAAAATGACAAGATACTAACAATCTGACTTGTAACATTTTCTTGTTAAATTTAATAGAGAGAAAGATCTTTCTATCTAAAACATTATTTGATAAATATAGAAAGTAATAAGAATACCAAAACATAAGCGACGAAAATTCTAAACAACTCACATTTGCATCTTCTGAGTGAAGATTAAATTGGGGCTCAATAACATTCACCATGAAATGACGAGTCCCCTCCTCCTCAGAATCATTTGTGTCTCTATTCTTTGCTACAATCATGGGAAACAAATGCCACTTAGCAGAAATTTTGGTctataaaacaaattaatgtCCATGACATTCATCACAATATAGTTaacaatatttatttaaaaagtcctgttcccttttgtttttttccctataaaaacaaaaagaaaagctcAGGAAATCCAAAAGTACACTTCTAAAAACAAGTTTAACACATTCGCATATTGGacataaaaatataagtaaTTCAGATTTCATGGGGTGGAAAATTTACCAACTACAGCAGATGACGAGTTCCCAACCACAACAGATGGAGAGTTACCAGATGTCGCTGATGATGAGTTCCCAACTGCAACAGATGATGAGTTCTCGGTGGCTGATGATGAGTTTTCTAATTTAACGGGATGTGCTGGAGATGAAAGTGAACCAGAGGTCTCTGCATGCTCGACGGAAGAGGAAGTAACACCATGGCTGGTAGTAGAGGGTTTAGAGTTACCATCTTGTTGCATTTCACCACCAGTATGTGCCTGGTTCTCCTCGTGTAATTTCCTTTGGGCATACTGCCTAGAAGGAGAAGGTTTGGATGGCTGAAATGCTTTGGATAAACCACCAACAAAAGACCAAACAGCATCTCTATTCTCAATAGTCCACAGAAGCTTTAGCCCATAAACAAATATACGCTGACAATTGTCAGCTATTACCACATTGTATCCATCATCATCACTATGATCAGACCGTGTATGCTCATCACTCTCACTCCCATTTTCAAACTCAGACCTCACATATGTCATCTCAAGATTTTTTCTTCCAGCCTCTTGCCAAGCTAATAACCTGGCTGGGTCAGCTTTTGGCGCCTGCCTTCTTATTGTGAAATAATCAGATGACAATAGAAATCCATCATCACGATGCTTCTCTGTGCAACTACTCACATAGTTACTTTTCTCATTGGGACCTCTATCCGTAGATGCAGATTGTGAATTTTTTATTGTCATTTGAACCACTTTTGCAACACTAgtactttcttttttatttaaaaatgccTTAGGCATATGAAGGTCAAAACCCTGGTAAACAAGATCAAGAGGCTCACGCTTGCATTCAAAAGTATACTTTTGCTTACCACGACTATAACACATTTCACATTTGAGCTTAGTCATATTAAATGTCAGTCCCTTAGCTGGATCATCATCATCTAGCGGCATATGTTTTAAACATGTAGGTGCAGCATCAATGCGGAGCATAAATTCTGTCATTACTCTGTCCAATGACAAGTTACCAGATCTAGGAACTCTTGGAACTCCAAAACGAGGCCAACGAGCAAAGGACCGCAATTTGTGAGGAGGAAGATAATTCATGTTCCAAAACTTTATCAACCATGCTAGATCATGAGCGCCAACATTTAGTGTCGGTGAAAGAACGGAAACATTGTCATCTTTATGAGGAGGACCATAAACAGTTCCATCTACATCACCATTACCTGCCTCGGTAGAAAAAGTGCTTTGCTTTTCAAGTGGAGAGGGCCTAAGAGAAAAGGTCCAGCGAAGGGATAGAGAGGTGGATCTGTATGGATCAAAAACCTTATCACGAGGTCTTCCTTCAGCAGGAAGTGCAAACAAATAATGATTCATGGGATTTCCAGATTCACATTCCCAACCTAATGTAACTTCAACTGTAAAGGCTGGAGCCTCTAGCAATGGACCGGATACACCTTTAGGAAGTTTTAAACCACGATTATTTGCCAAACTCTCCAAACTGCTTAAGAAAATCTTGAAAGCATTTGCTGATACATAAATACGGCCATCAGACTGCTGAATCTCCATAGAACCAGTTATTATTTGAAGTTTGTCAAGCTTTTCATAAGGATCGGTAGTCGCTAGTATATTAAATTTGGCTTCTGAAAATAATAAGGTGATGTTTCCATGAATATAATTTCTCATATCATCCCACCATGGTAAGCTCTTTTCCTTTTTGGGAGGAGTGGGAAGTGGATTAGGGTTCCTAACAGATAGATTAGCCCTGCGAAGGGCCACAGAAAAAGCATAAGTGACATCAGCAAAAGCAGGTTCATACCCCACCCCAAAGGACACTTCAGCTTTCTGAAAATGTAAGGATAAATCTGTAAATGTTTTCATAGGTGGAGTTGTGCCACTAGCCGAACGAAGCATGTTCACCTTTCTCCATCTCCCAATATAGACTTCTTTGTATACTTGAGGCTGAAAACTTGTTGCCTGATCCAAAGAAATAATTTCCAATTATACAGCATACGCGCACAAGTTTTGCATGTAAGGACATGAAAAAATCACATCAAGACCCAAATAATCAATCATGATATACATACAAAGGTTTGATACACTTTCAAATATCACTACAGGGTCTGATCACAGAAGACAGAAGAATGGTTTTTCATTTTGACAAGAAGAAGAACCTGGGAGTCATTTTATCCAGGAAAAGAAAAGGTGAAGGATATTCAGCACCTTTTGATGAATGATATTGCTAGGGTCTCTAGGCaattatttttcattagttttcactCTCTTTTTTCGGCCTTGGGCCTCAACTGGACCCCAACAAAAGGTGAAATACAGGCAATGCGTACAAGCAGTCTACAGAAGATATTAAGGCAGCTTATGTGAGCAAATCCAAAACAAGTATTTTAACCTAAGAAATATGCACACAAACTCCGTTTCTTTATTGTCCTTTAGCTATAAAAAAATGTCTCCTTTTcagaaaagggaaaaagaaatatGCTACTTAAAAAACAGGAAGGACCAGGTCATCTAAACCCCACAATGTCCTCTAAGACTTTTTATGTCAGCATGCATGCACATAGCAATAGATGCAAGTATTTAGTCCTTAATTATCCAAGAAGATGGATTGTATGAAATCAAATAAACTTATAATTCCACTTCACAAACAATATTCTTAGCGCATGACCAAAAGGAGATGCATTGATAAAAGGTGGGTAATATCCCCGCATTTGACATTTTACAAGAAATTTACACTGGTTCTTGTCCAAAGAGTGGGGACAACATTACTGACTACTTCAACATGACTAAATGAAATGGCATATTGGCACATTAACTAGCTCTTTAACTTTTTTTGAACCATATAATCACTAATCGACAATCACAATTGACGACTTGATGTTGGACCAGAAAAACCACTTTGAAAGTGTTGGTTAACCCAAAGGAATGATCTTTCCACATAGTAGATTATTTAAGCTGTAGAAAATTAGTAAATCTTTACTTTTATTTCATAAAGAGACATTACTAAAAAGAAAAGAGGAGAAATTAAGCTGGAGGATATGAGTATTTCTTCAGCTACTTTGTCAAACTATCTGACCAAACGTCAAGTTTTGCAGCACAGACGTTCATCACTTGCATTTCcagttttgttcttttttttcttctttttttttcttatcatgGTAGGCTTGGCCAACAGAAAATAATTGGAAAAAACCAATGTTCCTGTAATCAAGAGGCGTCTAacgattttctttcttttaatattttctgcCCAAAAATAGCAACTGGCAAAGCAAATTTACATATGCTAAACCCAAGAAATCAAAAGAAGGGTAACAAACGGAATGTCACTTTGCAAATTACCTGCTGTGCAAGTACAAGACGACCTTCACATTTACCAGAAGTACCACACAAAAGAGGAGATGCATAATCACGTAGCTGAACGACCAGAGAACCTGCGTGCAAGAGAATATTACTCCCATATAGTCGAGAAAATGGTATATCATTTTCACAACAAACCGGATCTAGCGTCTTTATGACCTCTATCATCCCATCATCTCCACCATCAATCCTTGTCAAGGTTACATCTAAGTCTCTTGCTGTTATGGAAAGAAGAGAAGTCCTAGAAGTACTTGGCTTAAAACCAGACTGAAACCCTTCCCTACAGGCACCTGAACCTTCAGATGGTGCTAGATTTTTGCATGCCCTGTAATAAGATTTGAATGATTGTTTATAAATTTCTCCTTTCATCTCATTAACTGCTGATGGATCTTGTACATCAATCTCAACTCCATTAAAGAAAGTTTTTCTTCCTTGAGTAGAATCTACTGTTTCGGTTGTTTTAGGAATCTGGTTGGCTTTGGAAACAAATTCATCAAGAAACTTCAACCTAACAGCTAACTCAGATGCCTCATTCTTCATCAGCTGATAATGTTCATCAAGCCAACCTTGCAGCGGCTCTTCTTCAATATCAGCAGTTAACTTTCGTATGCCAAACTTTAAACAGCCAACTTTCATTGAACCAGGCTTCTTAGGTTTTGAGGTATCTTTCTTCGTGGGAAAGATGAGGCTAGTTCTAGCAGCACTTACAAGCTTCAAAGCACGCAACATTTCTTCAACAGAATCATCAATGGCGCGCAATTCTAACCTATATGGCAAGCAAATATGAACATCAAGGCCTTGAATTACCCAATCCCATGTTGTAGCTACAGGTGTTTTTGCGTCGGAAGGGCATGAGGCACTAGGAACACGTGAAATTTGCATCCGGCTACTTTTTAATACTCTGGACCCATTAAAACTAAGCATAAGCCCTTCAAGAAGTACACCTATACGGGCATTCTCAGAAAAAATTGATTGTACCTGAACCATTGCATCAACCCCATCACCAGCCTCAGCAAATATGGACAGCATTTCCACATCTACAGCAAAAATAGATTCCCTCTTCTTGGGCTTGTCTAAATTCACTGGTTCTGCAATGACTTCTTTTTTCTGGTCAGAACCTTTCATGCCAGGGGCATCTTCACTACCATGTCTCTGAAGCTTCTGATTATGTACAAGTAACTTCAACTGTAGTCCAAGTTCAACTAGTGATAATTGTACATCAGGTTCCCACCTAACTGTAATATCAGTAGCACTGAAAAGAGAGCAAACAGCAACCTCTTTCAGACCACCAGAACGCCGTACAAATTTGGAATTCTGGATGTCAAACAAAGCCACTTTCGTTTCCGGTTTATCTTCCTCCAAGTGGTCCTGATAGATAGATCTGGCTCTTTCAAGTTCAATCTGTGTGGATTGTTTCTCCTTGTTCACGCGCAAACTTAAATGGAAGATGTCAAGAGAAATGGAATACCTCAGTTTCTTGCGTTCATCAGATGTTGTGGACATTATGTCTGCAACCCGGGGTGTGCCATCATCTGAGGTACTTATTACAACTCGACCACCTTGTGATCCATAGTTCACACGCTTAGGATCTGCAACAACAGTATTTTCTAAGCCTGCCTCACCACAAAATTTCACAGAACATCGTTCAAGATTTAACTTCAACAGCTGAGTCCCTTTCCCTGATGGTTTGGACGGACGCCCTCGGCTTTGTGATGCTCTTCTTTCAGAAGAAGACAAAGTTTTCAAAAGTGCTTGAAAGGACATTGCAGTTGATATAAGCGACTCAACACGCTTGAATGTAAAAAACACACCCATACCAGTCACATCAACAGATAAAACCAATTTACATTTCGGACCGTCTTCTTTGGATGATTCCATGTCCTTTTTGCCCCAGTCCAGACTAACCTTTCCAACATTAATTATAGAACCCGAATTTGATTCTACACCAAAAAGGCTCTCTTTCAAGCATTCTTGGTATTCATCTGCCATGTGCAAATTTAGCTCACCAAGTTCCATATGTACAGTGGTTCCCGTATTTGATATGTTATTCGCAAATATGTGCGATGATTGAGAGCAACCCTACACCAGAAACTCAAATGTTATGACTTGTaattcataattttatttttgaactaaaaaaaaaaaaaaagattaacggGAATAGGAATACATGATTAATGACAAATAAAGAAGCTGAAGCTAAAGAAGAGCAAGAGACACAATGGCTACTTCACCGGACAGTGAAAATTAGACGGCAAATCAACAAAAACAGAGCTCTATCACCTACATATATGCAAATGGTTTACATTATAATATGACTAAATATTAATTGCTTAAGAACTTAGAAGTGCACTTGGGAGAGAATGGTACTACAATGTTGTTTTCTTTGATCTAATACAACTTTTttcttaatcaaaacagaaGGCCCTACTATGTATGACCTGCTGAGGGGTTTTAATATACACCACACTTTTACTCATTTTAAAGGAAATAGAATAAAAACCACTCTGAATTTTTGCAATGGCGAATGGATGGTTTCATATCCTTTCACCTATGAGTTCCCCATGTACATAAAATGATATTCAAGCAAGGACAAGAAGAGCGCTCAAAACTCTACAAATATCAGGAAATTCTAATAATAACCCATTTGCTTACTACACCTCTCATCTCCTTTAACAAATTAAAGATTTGCTCGATAACCAACCTAATCCCAAATGCCCCCAATTTGTATAAGGGATACTGATCCTTTTGGATTAGATCATGCCCCCAGGGTTAGATTGCTGGCTTCCCTTTGTCTCCTTGTCAAAGCACGCAAGGGATGTTTCTTTTAATTTGATCCATGTGTATTGGTCTGCCATTTTAGTCTAAGTGGGTCTATTTTCTCTAAGTCCGGAGTGGGGTTTGAGGgatgtttgaaaaatcactGCTTTTTAGGCGTTCGTTTCCAACGgtcttttcattttattttgtatttctcCTTTGCCCCTCCAATAAAAAGATTGGATTCTTAGGTCTTATCACACAAATAGCTACAACATCCTTTTACTCACTAAACCAACCTATGTAAACTTTTTACTCATTATATCcctcataactctcaaaactcTTAACTATGAAGACATGAAAGCCACTGCCATCACAGCCCACCGCTGATCCACCGGGTCACTGGACTTGAAGAGCTACCACACATTTCATGAGACCTGCTCACCCACTCCCACATGACCACACATCTAAGCTTTTAGAAGCACCTTTTTGAATTTCATCTTCAGCGAAGACCTAGGGTGAATCTTAAATCTAAGCTCATTTGTGGTTTCTGTAACTATTTTCATTGCTTATGATCTTTTTTGGCCTTTGTCTGTTATGATTTATGTTGGAAAACATACTCCGTGTGTGATTTAAAATCATTTAATGGATTCAAGGTTTTTCAAACATCAAACACCCCTCCATGGCCCTTTTCCAGAGTGGCAACTAATAACTGAGTGGTATGTGATCAAATACGGGAAAATGAATAGAATTTACCCTAAATGATTTTAGGAAAGTTAAATCTAGAATGCACTTACATAAATTCACTACCACTGTAATCACTTGTTTGGTACCCCCACAGATTTTCCTCAAAATGTCTAATAAAATCACTCAAACTTATGGAAGTGCTGTTTAAGCATCTCTCCCACCGCAGTCATCATAACTGGGAAAGAAACTGTTGCGCATCACACATACCCTAATCATATAATATGAATCTACGAGGAATGGAGATGTGGGAAACTGTACCAGAATTGCTGCCCTGAACTTTCTTATGATTTGATACATTCCTGCTTTTATATTGTCTTTTCCTATGgtaaaatttgcataaaatgCTTGATAATTTATATAACTCAATTTGGCAAAATAAATGCCTTTCAGTGTTTGTTGTTCCTGGTTGGCTCTATAAATTTCACATTAGATAATTATATAACAGAAAAAAACTGATATTGTACAGGAAAATTTCACTTTTTCCAAAGTTTCTTACATGCACAGACAAGAATATCTTACTCTTTATACTTTTCCTGATTTTTATAACTAATTTTATATCATTGATTTCGATCCCATGGCTTGCACATATGGGTAAATGCCCTCTGGGCACAATTTTTTGATAAATTtacacataaataaaaaaacacaaaaatataaGTTGTTCAGTGTAACCTCAAAAATATGATAGTGCTAACAGAGAGTCGTATCACTTACATGATACAATGGCAACCCACTGATGCTATAAACCACAATAGTCATCTCAGGGGCTGAAACAGTACATGTCCACATGATGGCTTTGGTATCATCGGTTGGCGGTGGCTTGTCAAGAGTGGAAGTTCCCTCCCGAAGCACCATTCGTTTCTTTTTTGAGAAGTGGAGGCGCAACCATGGCTTTAATCTATTCATTATAACGTTGCATTGTGTACCTCCAAGCTTTACATCCATTTCAGCTCTGACAGGCAAGGTTGGCTGAAAAGTTAAAAGAGTTCCAAGTCAATAAATGACCCCCACCACATCAAAAATGCAGTGCCTGTTTCCAATGAAATATTGCATAGGGAATTCCATGGGAAATTCCAGATTTGattcttttcaaaaaaatatatatacatcgCATGGGAAATTCTAGATTTGTTGGAATGGACTGTAGCAGTGGCCCATGGATCTTATCATGTGCTTCGTTGCTTTTAGAAACattgttttcatttatttagAGACTATGTCCTcagtttctttctttattttcatCATATAAATACATTCCATATTAAACATGGAAAGCACTACTAGTAAGTATAAACCACAAACCTTCAGTGAAAAACCACAATCAAATAATCCTTGAATAGTGCTAAATCAATGATCCATCAATATATTCTTCtcaacaaaacataaaaaaaaacaatccatCAATATATTCAGTATCAAAATTAACTGTACATGATGATATGTTTAATTGGATATATTTACCCAACGTATGCAAGAAGTATAAAATATAAGCAGAAGGAAGAGATTAACTTTTAGGAGACACAGGTTGAACAACTTAAACTAAAAAAACTTACCTGTACTGGAATGTAAAAGAATGATGCAACATCAACTTTCAGTATCTCCAAAACAGAAATGCCAGCTTCTCTAAGCAActgaaacataatgtcaaaATCATCATCGAGAATAGACCAATATGCAACGAATGTGAAAAGTAAAACACTAAAATCATATTAACAGTGTCAAAGTTACATTCATACATGAATCTCACTGAAATCCAATTGAACATCAAGGCGTGTAGTCTCCCCCACATCTTCACTGGATTGTGATTTGGTGCTTTTTAATTGGATACCCATTATGTTATTCTCGACAGAAAAATCATATTCCCGATGCACAAATCTCACGTCCAGTTTTGGTAAACTGAAGGAAACCTATCAAAGAAGTAAAATATTAATTCTTATAAGGAACAATTTAATAAAAGAGAAGTTACACAAGTGGATGAACCAGACGTTGATGAAAGCACATAAACAAGAACAAGGAAAGATTCAATTGTAAATAATTGCATGATACTTAATATGATTCAAGAGGTTGACATGGAAAATGAATTGCTAATATCATCACATTCAGTGCAACAACTCTGAGTAATAGATATAGGGTAGAAAGATGCAAGAGAAGCTGTCAGAAGGAAATCACATTAGAGTCCGGTGACAAGCAAAACATGGCATAAAATAAAGGTTGGTCAGAGTTTTAAAATAATCTATAGCCCACTCACTCTACTTCAAAATAGGCACAAAAAAGTTCATGACTCCTCTACCCTTTATGACTCTTTCTGGACAGGGGAGATATCCTCCAAGGCACACTTCTGGCACTAGTTTAAACTTGTTTCAGCCTCTTAATACTGTACCCTAAATTACTGCTATCACATAACTATTCGGGATTTCACCTGACTGGTAAGGATAAAGGAACAGCCTGGGATATGGGTAGGTGTTAGTCCAAATCTTGGTAGGAGAAAATCTATACCATCATATCGCATGTAATTACACATACGTATAGTCCAACAACTAATTCTTTGAAAATCTGACAATAAACCTTGATGCTCAAGTAATTTCTTTGATGCCTGTGCAATTAAATTGaagtgtgtgtgcgtgtgtctttggagtttcatattttttaggaaattatttatcaaaaagaaaagaaaacatctACAAAAATGAACATGGTATCAAAACCAACTGTGCAATCATAACTTACATTCACTAAAAAGGAATATCCCAAAATTCTTAAATAAAGATGCCCAATATAAAGAATATAATTCTGTCTAGAAGAAAACACTTAAGAAAATTCATGTTTAAAGGAATCTGAACAGAAAGAAAATGGCATTAGTAAAATTATGACAAACTGAAGGGGGGAAGAGACAGACAGATCATGTTGAAAGCCATATTAGTTGACAAACCTTTTCTGGAAATAGAGAGGTGTACTTTGAGAGTGCAACAAtcatttgttgttttttgtgtggcTTTTTAGAAGCAACAGAATCAGTAGAGGACCCTAGAACGTTATCAGGTTGAAAAGAAGTTTGTGATGAACTTTTGCTTTTTGAAAGCAACTCCTCATTTAGGTTCACAGTAATCTCTCCACAGGCAATGTCCACATTCTTGATCATTACACCGACTTCcctacatccaaatcaagtgaATAAAAAGATATTAGCTGGTTTACCTTGCCTTATcattggaaattaaaaattaaaaataaaaaaaatctaatgatAGAAGAGACACAAAAAGTAATATAAGAATGAAAGTCTCATACTCAAGAAATCATATGCCACATTAAAAGCAATTAACTATGCTTTTGCATCTACAGAAAGAAACATATTTCTCCAAAGAT includes:
- the LOC126632265 gene encoding protein SABRE-like isoform X5; translation: MTMAASPVNFLFCFLVICITLWLLFIFSSRLLAWILSRVVGASIRFRFGGWKCIRDLVVEFKKGAVESVSVGEIKLSLRQSLVKLFGFISKDPKLQVLICDLEVVMRPSSRSTAKAKPRRPRTTKANSGRGKWMVVANIARYLSVSITDLVLKMPKASIEVKELKVDMSKDGASKQNLIVKLQISPIVVLRSDPRVSCDLSNFSTGGSISASQSSSSMMERTSALFICEDFILSCEFGYDREVGVMIKNVDIACGEITVNLNEEMLSKSKSSSQTSSQPDNFLGSATDSVASKKPHKKQQMIVALSKYTSLFPEKVSFSLPKLDVRFAHREYDFSVENNIMGIQLKSTKSQSSEDVGETTRLDVQLDFSEIHLLREAGISVLEILKVDVVSLFYIPVQPTLPVRAEMDVKLGGTQCNVIMNRLKPWLRLHFSKKKRMVLREGTSTLDKPPPTDDTKAIMWTCTVSAPEMTIVVYSISGLPLYHGCSQSSHIFANNISNTGTTVHMELGELNLHMADEYQECLKESLFGVESNSGSIINVGKVSLDWGKKDMESSKEDGPKCKLVLSVDVTGMGVFFTFKRVESLISTAMSFQALLKTLSSSERRASQSRGRPSKPSGKGTQLLKLNLERCSVKFCGEAGLENTVVADPKRVNYGSQGGRVVISTSDDGTPRVADIMSTTSDERKKLRYSISLDIFHLSLRVNKEKQSTQIELERARSIYQDHLEEDKPETKVALFDIQNSKFVRRSGGLKEVAVCSLFSATDITVRWEPDVQLSLVELGLQLKLLVHNQKLQRHGSEDAPGMKGSDQKKEVIAEPVNLDKPKKRESIFAVDVEMLSIFAEAGDGVDAMVQVQSIFSENARIGVLLEGLMLSFNGSRVLKSSRMQISRVPSASCPSDAKTPVATTWDWVIQGLDVHICLPYRLELRAIDDSVEEMLRALKLVSAARTSLIFPTKKDTSKPKKPGSMKVGCLKFGIRKLTADIEEEPLQGWLDEHYQLMKNEASELAVRLKFLDEFVSKANQIPKTTETVDSTQGRKTFFNGVEIDVQDPSAVNEMKGEIYKQSFKSYYRACKNLAPSEGSGACREGFQSGFKPSTSRTSLLSITARDLDVTLTRIDGGDDGMIEVIKTLDPVCCENDIPFSRLYGSNILLHAGSLVVQLRDYASPLLCGTSGKCEGRLVLAQQATSFQPQVYKEVYIGRWRKVNMLRSASGTTPPMKTFTDLSLHFQKAEVSFGVGYEPAFADVTYAFSVALRRANLSVRNPNPLPTPPKKEKSLPWWDDMRNYIHGNITLLFSEAKFNILATTDPYEKLDKLQIITGSMEIQQSDGRIYVSANAFKIFLSSLESLANNRGLKLPKGVSGPLLEAPAFTVEVTLGWECESGNPMNHYLFALPAEGRPRDKVFDPYRSTSLSLRWTFSLRPSPLEKQSTFSTEAGNGDVDGTVYGPPHKDDNVSVLSPTLNVGAHDLAWLIKFWNMNYLPPHKLRSFARWPRFGVPRVPRSGNLSLDRVMTEFMLRIDAAPTCLKHMPLDDDDPAKGLTFNMTKLKCEMCYSRGKQKYTFECKREPLDLVYQGFDLHMPKAFLNKKESTSVAKVVQMTIKNSQSASTDRGPNEKSNYVSSCTEKHRDDGFLLSSDYFTIRRQAPKADPARLLAWQEAGRKNLEMTYVRSEFENGSESDEHTRSDHSDDDGYNVVIADNCQRIFVYGLKLLWTIENRDAVWSFVGGLSKAFQPSKPSPSRQYAQRKLHEENQAHTGGEMQQDGNSKPSTTSHGVTSSSVEHAETSGSLSSPAHPVKLENSSSATENSSSVAVGNSSSATSGNSPSVVVGNSSSAVVAKNRDTNDSEEEGTRHFMVNVIEPQFNLHSEDANGRFLLAAVSGRVLARSFHSVLQVGSEMLEQALGTGNVNIPECEPEMTWKRMEFSVMLEHVQAHVAPTDVDPGAGLQWLPKIRRSSPKVKRTGALLERVFMPCDMYFRYTRHKGGTPELKVKPLKELTFNSRNITATMTSRQFQVMLDVLTNLLFARLPKPRKSSLSLPAEDDEDVEEEADEVVPDGVEEVELAKVDLEQKEREQKLVLGDIRKLSLRCDTTGDLYPEKEGDLWMINCTRSTLVQGLKRELVNSKKSRKASYASLRMALHKAAQLRLMEKEKNKSPSYAMRISLQINKVVWSMIVDGKSFAEAEINDMIYDFDRDYKDVGVAQFTTKNFVVRNCLPNAKSDMLLSAWNPPTEWEKKVLLRVDAKQGAPKDGNSSLERFQVEIYPLKIHLTEAMYRMMWGYLFPEEEQDSQRRQEVWKVSTTAGAKRVKKGSLVPEISALSGQTNKESEASSKASASAPATSQSSVHADPVQESKLQNLKTTVGGSPTRELRRTSSFDRSWEDTVAESVATELVLQSITGPLGSIEPDESSKNKLKDPKAVKSGRSSHEEKKVTKSQEEKRSRPRKMMEFHNIKISQVELCVTYEGSRFVVNDLKLLMDTFHRVEFTGTWRRLFSRVKKHIIWGVLKSVTGMQGKKFKDKANSQREPSGSGVPDSDLNFSDNEGQPEQPDQNPIPFLKRPSDGAGDGFVTSIRGLFNTQRRKAKAFVLRTMRGEAENDFQGDWSESDAEFSPFARQLTITKAKRLIRRHTKKFRSRKGSSSQQRDSLASSPRETTAFESDSSSGSSPYEDFNEGNILSSREVP